One stretch of Girardinichthys multiradiatus isolate DD_20200921_A chromosome 2, DD_fGirMul_XY1, whole genome shotgun sequence DNA includes these proteins:
- the edc3 gene encoding enhancer of mRNA-decapping protein 3 encodes MASDWLGSLVSLNCGPTLGVYQGEVSSVDQSSQTISLRQPFHNGVKCPVPEVTFSAIDIKELKILDIRNGNVRINPSPAAKGSTVPVAVPKGDPRSVEKLNSPQQCCKSYGERHLDALGQPKGFRRRHNSWSSTSRGANQATPKKNGVKNGQMKTRDDECFGDGMDDGLDTDFDFEGNLALFDKAAVFSEIDTTERRSGARSRGTPQDQTPTRYRHDENILEGKPVVYRQIVVPQPGPKEYCTDSGLVVPSISYELHKRLLSAAERHGLTLERRLEMTGVCASQMTLTLLGGPNRFTPKNLHQRPTVALLCGPHVQGAQGISCGRHLANHEVEVILFLPNFVKLLDSVTSELTLFIKTGGKQVSSIKDLPDTPVDLIINCLDCHENTFLMDQPWYRAATDWANQNRAPVLSLDPPVSGLGHAVEAKWSLSLCLPLPLAEGAGRVYLCDIGIPRQVFQEVGIKYHSPFGCKFVIPLHSA; translated from the exons ATGGCCTCGGACTGGTTGGGTAGTTTGGTGTCCCTTAACTGTGGACCTACGCTGGGGGTTTATCAAGGAGAGGTGTCCTCTGTGGACCAGTCCAGCCAGACCATCTCCTTAAGACAACCTTTCCACAACGGAGTCAAGTGTCCCGTTCCTGAGGTCACATTCAG TGCCATTGATATAAAGGAGCTAAAGATTTTGGACATCAGAAATGGGAATGTCAGGATAAATCCAAGCCCAGCTGCAAAGGGAAGCACTGTACCAGTTGCAGTCCCAAAGGGGGATCCCAGATCTGTGGAGAAGCTGAACTCTCCTCAGCAGTGCTGTAAAAGTTATGGAGAACGCCACCTGGATGCACTGGGTCAACCTAAAGGCTTTCGTCGAAGACATAACTCCT GGTCATCTACTAGTCGAGGGGCAAACCAAGCGACACCAAAAAAGAACGGGGTGAAGAATGGCCAGATGAAGACCAGAGACGACGAGTGCTTCGGCGACGGCATGGATGATGGGCTGGATACAGATTTCGATTTTGAAGGAAACCTGGCATTGTTTGACAAAGCCGCGGTTTTCTCAGAGATTGACACGACAGAGCGACGTAGTGGTGCGAGGTCACGTGGCACGCCTCAGGATCAGACGCCCACCCGGTACCGCCATGATGAGAACATCCTGGAGGGCAAACCTGTTGTTTACAGACAGATTGTTGTTCCACAGCCTGGGCCTAAAGAATACTGCACTG ACTCTGGACTTGTTGTTCCAAGTATTTCCTATGAGCTCCACAAGCGTCTGTTGTCTGCTGCTGAGCGTCATGGTCTCACACTGGAGCGGAGACTGGAGATGACTGGAGTTTGTGCCAGCCAAATGACACTTACGTTGTTAGGAGGGCCCAACAG atttacgCCAAAAAATCTACATCAGCGACCTACAGTGGCGCTGCTGTGTGGACCTCATGTTCAGGGAGCGCAGGGCATCAGCTGCGGTCGTCACCTGGCCAACCATGAAGTGGAGGTCATACTGTTTCTGCCGAACTTTGTCAAGCTGCTTGATTCTGTGACGAGCGAGCTGACGCTCTTCATTAAGACCGGTGGCAAACAGGTGTCCAGCATCAAAG ATCTTCCAGACACCCCGGTGGATCTAATCATAAACTGTCTGGACTGCCACGAGAACACATTCCTGATGGATCAGCCTTGGTACCGGGCAGCAACGGACTGGGCCAACCAGAACAGAGCACCAGTGCTTAGCTTGGATCCTCCTGTAAGTGGGCTGGGCCATGCAGTCGAGGCCAAGTGGTCCCTATcactttgcctcccccttccttTGGCCGAAGGAGCCGGCAGAGTTTACCTGTGTGACATAGGTATTCCCCGCCAGGTGTTCCAGGAAGTGGGAATCAAGTACCATTCCCCATTCGGTTGTAAATTTGTCATACCCTTGCACTCCGCCTAG